Proteins encoded together in one Falco peregrinus isolate bFalPer1 chromosome 2, bFalPer1.pri, whole genome shotgun sequence window:
- the MORN3 gene encoding MORN repeat-containing protein 3 translates to MPIVKYPRATEPLWHEWDRKAQKCGLRHTVYAVNGDQYTGEWLNNLKHGKGTQVWKHTGAIYSGDWKFGKRDGYGSYSIPDPVTKEYKKVYTGWWKNNQKCGYGVTFYRIGEHYEGEWSGGLRSGWGRMYYWDGSIYEGQWLADQPGGQGMLRLPNENRYEGGWKDGKKHGPGKFFYLDKGQLFEGVWAADIPKCGILIDFGRDEAPAPTQYPIPKIELADPDGVLAEAQAMFEDRQN, encoded by the exons ATGCCCATTGTGAAATACCCAAGGGCTACAGAGCCTCTCTGGCATGAATGGGacaggaaagcacagaaatgtgGATTAAGACACACAGTCTATGCCGTAAATGGGGATCAGTATACCGGAGAATGGCTGAACAACTTGAAACATG GTAAAGGCACCCAGGTATGGAAACACACTGGAGCCATTTATAGTGGTGACTGGAAGTTTGGGAAGCGGGATGGTTATGGCTCATACAGCATTCCTGACCCTGTAACCAAGGAATACAAGAAGGTTTACACAGGCTGGtggaaaaacaaccaaaaatgt ggCTATGGGGTGACTTTTTACCGCATTGGCGAGCACTACGAAGGCGAGTGGAGTGGCGGGCTGCGGAGCGGCTGGGGACGGATGTATTACTGGGACGGGTCCATCTACGAGGGACAGTGGCTGGCGGACCAGCCTGGTGGGCAGGGGATGCTGCGGCTGC CAAATGAAAATCGGTATGAAGGAGGTtggaaagatggaaagaagCACGGCCCAGGGAAATTCTTCTACCTGGATAAGGGACAGTTGTTTGAAGGTGTCTGGGCAGCAGATATACCTAAATGTGGAATTCTGATTGACTTTGGCAGAGACGAAGCTCCTGCCCCTACTCAGTATCCAATCCCAAAG attGAACTAGCTGATCCAGATGGTGTTCTAGCAGAGGCCCAGGCGATGTTTGAGGACAGGCAGAATTAA